Proteins encoded together in one Chitinophaga sp. LS1 window:
- a CDS encoding GH92 family glycosyl hydrolase produces MKKLFYLSLCIFAACKGTEPLKEDYTKFVKPNIGTAHSRYFFYTPAAIPFGMAKLAPSTNGSYGNKDGWEAVGYDERHTSIEGFPNFHEFQVGGIVFAPTTGKLQTTPGKMEDPESGYRSSFDHKDEKATAGYYSVMLKDYGIKAELTATARVGFHRYTFPQSDSSNIIFDIGHRMGESGPVVDAAVTLVDGNHIEGYVITKPEYVKKYQAAATVPMYFSAVLDKAPAAYGTFIDSITTPGAKEVKGKGAGIYLTYKTTANEPINIKVGLSYTSVENARLNLETEAKELTFDQAFKQANAAWNEKLGRIAVEGGKEEDKVKFYTGLFHALLGRGLASDVNNAYPKNDGTIGKADHAFYNTDAIWGGYWNLTPVWAIAYPEYYADFIKGQLLIYKETGWLADGLAAGKYVSGVGTNFTGLVIAAAYNIGIRDFDVNLAYEAALKNEIGYEGRVPGAGKMDVGAFVKRGFCPYINNDDQSTRELTTAGSQFGTSHTLEYSFSSYAVAQFAKALGKTKDYEQLMKLSQGWKLLYDSATKFIHPRDIKGEFIKDFDPAAPWVGFQEGNAWQYTFFVPHEPEQLVRLIGKDVFNRRLDSIFTISQENIFGGGKEIDAFAGLKGLYNQGNQPNLHISWLFNFSGRPDLTQKWVRAICNEFYGTDGIHGYGYGQDEDQGQMGAWYVLAGIGLFDVKGLTAPDASFQLASPLFDKITINGGKKPFVITAENNSDKNIYIQEASLNGKSTDKIPYQDVVNGGTLHLKMGAQPRY; encoded by the coding sequence ATGAAAAAACTATTTTACCTATCCCTATGCATCTTTGCTGCATGTAAGGGAACCGAACCACTGAAGGAAGACTATACAAAATTCGTAAAGCCCAATATCGGCACCGCTCACAGTCGGTATTTTTTCTACACACCTGCTGCCATTCCCTTTGGTATGGCCAAACTGGCGCCATCGACAAATGGCAGCTATGGGAATAAAGATGGTTGGGAAGCAGTGGGGTATGATGAACGTCATACATCGATAGAAGGCTTCCCTAACTTCCATGAATTTCAGGTAGGCGGTATCGTATTTGCACCTACTACCGGTAAATTACAAACCACTCCCGGCAAGATGGAAGACCCGGAAAGCGGTTACCGATCCAGCTTTGATCATAAAGATGAAAAGGCGACTGCCGGTTATTACAGTGTAATGTTAAAAGATTACGGTATCAAAGCGGAACTGACTGCCACTGCCAGAGTTGGTTTTCACCGGTATACTTTCCCCCAATCCGATTCATCCAATATCATTTTTGATATTGGTCACCGCATGGGCGAAAGCGGCCCTGTTGTTGATGCCGCCGTTACACTCGTAGATGGTAATCATATCGAAGGATATGTCATTACCAAACCTGAATATGTAAAGAAATACCAGGCAGCAGCCACTGTACCTATGTACTTCTCCGCTGTACTGGATAAGGCCCCTGCTGCGTACGGTACCTTTATTGATAGTATCACTACCCCGGGTGCCAAAGAAGTAAAAGGCAAAGGCGCCGGCATCTACCTCACTTACAAAACCACTGCCAATGAACCGATAAATATAAAAGTGGGGTTGTCTTATACTTCTGTTGAAAATGCAAGACTGAACCTGGAAACAGAAGCTAAGGAACTGACCTTTGATCAGGCTTTTAAGCAGGCAAATGCCGCATGGAACGAAAAACTGGGCCGCATTGCTGTTGAAGGCGGAAAGGAGGAAGACAAAGTGAAATTCTACACAGGCCTCTTCCATGCCTTATTAGGCAGAGGATTGGCCAGTGATGTAAACAACGCCTATCCAAAGAATGACGGCACCATTGGAAAGGCAGATCATGCTTTCTATAACACAGATGCCATCTGGGGCGGATACTGGAATCTCACACCTGTATGGGCAATTGCCTATCCTGAATATTACGCAGACTTCATTAAGGGCCAGTTATTAATTTACAAAGAAACCGGTTGGCTGGCTGATGGTCTGGCAGCTGGAAAATATGTATCTGGTGTAGGTACGAACTTTACCGGCTTAGTCATCGCCGCTGCTTATAATATCGGTATCCGCGACTTTGATGTAAACCTCGCCTATGAAGCCGCTTTGAAAAACGAGATCGGTTACGAGGGCAGGGTACCGGGCGCCGGTAAAATGGATGTAGGTGCTTTTGTAAAAAGAGGTTTCTGTCCTTATATTAACAATGACGATCAGTCTACAAGAGAACTAACCACAGCAGGTTCTCAATTCGGCACTTCACACACATTGGAGTATTCTTTCAGCAGTTATGCCGTAGCACAGTTTGCAAAAGCACTGGGCAAGACAAAGGACTACGAACAACTGATGAAACTCTCACAGGGATGGAAACTGCTGTACGACTCAGCTACTAAATTTATACATCCCCGGGATATCAAAGGTGAGTTTATTAAAGACTTCGATCCTGCTGCCCCATGGGTAGGTTTTCAGGAAGGGAATGCATGGCAGTATACTTTCTTTGTGCCACATGAGCCGGAGCAATTAGTGCGTTTAATTGGAAAAGACGTATTTAACCGTCGCCTTGACAGCATCTTTACCATCTCTCAGGAAAACATCTTTGGTGGCGGCAAGGAGATAGATGCCTTTGCTGGTTTGAAAGGATTATATAACCAGGGTAATCAGCCTAACCTGCATATCTCCTGGTTATTCAATTTCTCTGGCAGACCTGATCTGACGCAGAAATGGGTGCGTGCGATCTGTAATGAGTTTTATGGAACAGATGGTATCCATGGATATGGATACGGGCAGGACGAAGATCAGGGTCAAATGGGTGCGTGGTATGTACTGGCAGGTATCGGTCTGTTCGATGTAAAGGGATTGACGGCTCCTGATGCGTCTTTCCAGCTGGCTAGTCCTTTGTTTGACAAGATCACGATCAATGGTGGTAAAAAGCCATTCGTCATCACGGCAGAGAATAACAGTGACAAAAATATCTATATACAGGAAGCGAGTTTGAATGGCAAATCTACTGATAAGATCCCTTATCAGGATGTGGTGAATGGAGGCACACTTCATTTGAAGATGGGTGCACAACCCCGCTATTAG
- a CDS encoding DMT family transporter, which translates to MEKKSLFLILLILGCAFWGISYPVTKLAVGDLSPDTFLFYRFLLATLVLCLVFAKSLKETNNEDIVMGMKLAIPLLVGIHLQTLGLKYSSASQCSLIASTCVVIVPVMKVAFFRKKVALKIWLAALMALAGTIVISLKGDFKISIGDVYTTAGSLGFAVYLINVERYTARRNLVPTIVPMFATCTIVTLIIALLDTSANWQPDTNVFWMGIVYCALFSTAFMYSVSNISQRYISAEKVAIIYLFEPVFAAFFAFLILDESLSVRLLVGGLLIFGATIISEIKIKKEVVPDRNEPTKD; encoded by the coding sequence ATGGAGAAAAAAAGCCTGTTTTTAATTTTACTAATTTTAGGTTGTGCATTCTGGGGTATCTCCTACCCTGTGACCAAGCTGGCTGTGGGCGACCTTTCGCCGGATACGTTTTTATTTTACCGGTTTCTGCTGGCTACCCTTGTACTTTGCCTGGTATTCGCTAAAAGTCTGAAAGAGACAAACAATGAAGATATTGTCATGGGTATGAAACTAGCCATACCACTGTTGGTAGGTATACACCTGCAAACATTAGGATTGAAATATTCCTCCGCTTCGCAATGTTCATTAATAGCCAGTACCTGTGTAGTGATTGTGCCTGTTATGAAAGTGGCTTTTTTCAGAAAAAAGGTCGCATTGAAAATATGGCTGGCAGCATTGATGGCATTGGCGGGTACGATTGTTATTTCCTTAAAAGGGGATTTCAAAATAAGTATAGGAGATGTTTATACTACAGCAGGCTCATTAGGGTTTGCCGTTTACCTGATCAATGTAGAACGATATACGGCAAGGAGGAATTTAGTACCTACGATAGTGCCCATGTTTGCGACGTGTACGATTGTGACATTGATCATCGCACTGCTGGATACTTCGGCCAACTGGCAACCGGATACTAATGTATTCTGGATGGGAATAGTGTATTGTGCGCTTTTCTCAACCGCGTTTATGTATTCTGTTTCCAACATTTCCCAGCGGTATATCAGTGCGGAAAAGGTGGCGATCATCTATTTATTTGAACCGGTGTTTGCGGCATTTTTTGCTTTCCTGATATTGGATGAGAGTTTGTCGGTGCGGTTGTTGGTAGGTGGTTTGCTGATCTTTGGGGCGACTATCATTTCAGAGATAAAGATAAAAAAAGAGGTTGTTCCTGATAGAAATGAACCGACAAAAGACTAG
- a CDS encoding GNAT family N-acetyltransferase yields MKFRIATLTDLDTITALEHRCFPSNEAASRESFIKRLEFFPGHFWVLETEGQLVGYINGMVTDNETIVDEMFADAHLHNEEGKWQSIFGLAVSPDFRKQGYAGQLIRHFINKAKEEERVGVTLTCKEYLVPYYEKFGFSNLGISNSVHGGEIWHDMTFKF; encoded by the coding sequence ATGAAATTTAGAATCGCAACCCTAACCGACTTAGATACGATCACCGCACTTGAACACAGATGCTTCCCTTCTAACGAAGCCGCGTCACGCGAGTCATTTATCAAAAGACTCGAGTTTTTCCCCGGTCATTTCTGGGTATTGGAAACCGAAGGCCAGCTGGTAGGTTACATCAATGGAATGGTGACTGACAATGAAACCATTGTAGATGAAATGTTCGCCGATGCTCACCTTCACAATGAAGAGGGGAAATGGCAAAGCATATTTGGCCTTGCCGTATCACCTGATTTCAGGAAGCAGGGGTATGCCGGACAATTGATCCGCCATTTTATAAATAAAGCAAAGGAGGAAGAAAGAGTGGGTGTCACGTTGACATGCAAGGAATATCTTGTGCCTTATTATGAGAAGTTTGGGTTCAGCAACCTTGGGATTTCTAACTCCGTACATGGCGGAGAGATATGGCATGATATGACATTTAAGTTCTAA
- a CDS encoding YnfA family protein has translation MAVLKSLGIFLLAGICEIGGGYLIWRWIREGKPLWYGIAGGIILVLYGMVATLQTANFARTYATYGGIFIVLSLLWAWKIDGFRPDRYDIIGAIIALIGVCIIFYAPRNI, from the coding sequence ATGGCAGTTTTAAAATCTTTAGGCATCTTTTTACTGGCAGGTATCTGCGAAATAGGTGGTGGCTACCTGATCTGGCGCTGGATACGGGAAGGAAAACCTTTATGGTATGGGATTGCAGGAGGTATTATTCTGGTATTATATGGCATGGTCGCGACTTTACAGACAGCCAATTTTGCGAGGACCTATGCAACCTATGGTGGAATTTTCATTGTTTTATCTTTATTATGGGCCTGGAAAATAGACGGGTTCCGACCAGACCGGTATGACATTATTGGAGCAATTATTGCATTAATAGGCGTTTGTATTATCTTTTATGCACCCAGAAATATATGA
- a CDS encoding FAD-dependent oxidoreductase, with product MKYLIIGAVAGGASTAARLRRLDEHAEIVIFEKGGYISYANCGLPYYIGDVIKDRNKLFVQTATSFSKRFNIDVRVNSTVTDIGPHNKTVKVFHQPSGKKYEETYDKLVLSVGAEPIRPPLPGIDNEGIFTLRNVNDTDKIKTHISQANIKKVVIAGAGFIGLEMAENIHGLGIQVEIVEMGSQILAPVDFPIAAIIQQHIRKKGITLHLNTAVTSFNKNEVVLNNRDVINADMVILSIGVKPDLQLATAAGLKTGKGVIVNEYLQTSDPYIYAVGDVIEFENPVTGVSMNTFLAGPASKQGRICANNLVHDNVQRYNGSINTAIVKVFDMTVGATGIASKHLKAAEIEHIVSTTHGVSHAGYYPGSRQMTIQITFSPRDGQLLGAQIAGYDGVDKRLDIFSSLIQQKKTIYDLVEFEQAYAPPYSSAKDPINIAGMVAENILLKRLQVIYWDDLENLDFYEDVLIDVRTADEYEMGNVKGSINIPVDEIRNKISSIPIDKDIYIYCEAGLRGYLAQRVLLQNGFNRVWNMSGGYKTWKTCVNES from the coding sequence GATCAAAGACAGGAATAAACTGTTTGTACAAACGGCCACTTCATTTTCAAAAAGATTTAATATCGATGTGCGGGTCAATTCTACTGTGACAGATATTGGTCCACACAATAAAACTGTGAAAGTATTTCACCAGCCTTCGGGCAAAAAATACGAGGAGACTTATGACAAATTAGTTCTCTCCGTAGGTGCTGAACCGATACGCCCTCCCCTGCCCGGTATCGATAACGAAGGCATTTTTACGTTAAGAAATGTCAATGATACAGATAAAATCAAAACCCATATTTCACAGGCGAATATTAAAAAAGTAGTCATTGCAGGGGCAGGGTTTATTGGTCTGGAAATGGCGGAGAATATCCATGGACTGGGTATACAGGTGGAGATTGTTGAAATGGGTTCGCAGATACTCGCGCCAGTCGATTTTCCTATTGCGGCGATCATCCAACAACATATCCGTAAAAAGGGTATCACCTTACATTTAAACACGGCCGTGACTTCATTCAATAAAAATGAAGTAGTATTGAATAACAGGGATGTGATCAACGCCGATATGGTAATTTTGTCAATCGGTGTAAAACCAGATCTGCAGCTGGCTACTGCAGCTGGCTTAAAAACAGGCAAAGGGGTCATTGTCAATGAATACCTGCAAACATCTGACCCATACATCTATGCTGTGGGTGATGTGATCGAGTTCGAAAACCCAGTGACAGGGGTTTCTATGAATACCTTCCTCGCAGGACCGGCAAGTAAACAGGGACGTATTTGTGCGAACAACCTGGTACATGATAATGTGCAGCGTTACAATGGTTCTATCAATACTGCCATTGTAAAGGTTTTTGATATGACAGTGGGCGCTACAGGGATTGCCTCCAAACACCTGAAAGCGGCTGAGATAGAGCATATTGTCTCCACGACACATGGTGTATCTCATGCAGGGTATTACCCGGGCTCCAGACAGATGACGATTCAGATCACTTTTTCACCCCGCGACGGGCAGTTACTCGGTGCGCAGATTGCAGGTTACGATGGGGTGGATAAAAGACTGGATATCTTCTCATCCCTGATCCAGCAAAAGAAGACCATATACGATCTGGTTGAATTTGAACAGGCATATGCGCCTCCGTATTCTTCTGCAAAGGATCCAATCAATATAGCGGGTATGGTGGCAGAAAACATACTGCTGAAGCGATTGCAGGTGATATACTGGGATGATCTGGAGAACCTGGATTTCTATGAAGATGTATTGATTGATGTGCGCACAGCGGATGAGTATGAGATGGGGAATGTAAAGGGATCTATTAATATTCCAGTGGATGAGATACGAAATAAGATATCGTCTATACCGATTGATAAAGATATTTATATTTATTGCGAGGCGGGATTAAGAGGATACTTAGCGCAGCGTGTGTTATTGCAAAATGGGTTTAACAGAGTCTGGAATATGTCTGGCGGATACAAGACATGGAAGACCTGCGTGAATGAAAGTTAA